The Thiothrix subterranea genome has a segment encoding these proteins:
- a CDS encoding AAA family ATPase, with product MKIPYGLSNFKQVITDGYAYVDKTDYIAKLEDSGRHIILLRPRRFGKSLLLSAMEYYYDTQHAAEFDTLFGNLYLGKHPTPLKNSYQVLFMEFSGIDTGEGEARIYQRFNEKIATSLQGFLRRYGYAEALGATIELKTSPAAKMEYFFEVMSEQKILLLIDEYDHFANTILADDLTLFQRVVGKGGFVRSFYETIKTATQRGTVDRLYITGVTPIMLDSMTSGFNIGENLSLHEDFNEAIGFTKTEVAALLQPLVEACNLEPATLLADITRWYNGYRFAPATDTVFNANMVLYFVKNFRLKHCAYPDPMLDENIASDYGKILGMFSIGNRDTNFAVLDELMTNGEVTAQQRRKFDFEKGFERDDFISLLAYMGFVSLQRKTLAGEVFSIPNYVMRELYFQYFKVELERRNQMTISNRAIALAVEVLALQDDIQPLITEMERALQLLSNRDAMGMDEKHVKVLLLTLLYQTSVYFIQSEREMNRKYPDILLLERSPIVVDHQHLIELKYSKQSDGEAGWAAKRQAGITQVEGYLQLPDIAVLPKLSAWLLVSDGVCVEVVKLK from the coding sequence ATGAAAATCCCCTACGGTCTAAGCAATTTCAAACAAGTCATCACCGATGGCTACGCCTACGTAGACAAAACCGACTACATCGCCAAGTTGGAAGACAGCGGTCGCCACATTATCCTGTTACGCCCACGCCGTTTCGGTAAAAGCCTGCTGCTGTCTGCAATGGAATATTACTACGACACCCAACACGCGGCAGAATTCGATACTCTATTCGGCAACTTATACCTCGGCAAACACCCAACCCCCCTCAAAAACAGCTACCAAGTGCTGTTCATGGAGTTCAGCGGCATCGACACAGGGGAAGGTGAAGCACGGATTTATCAGCGCTTTAATGAAAAAATTGCCACCAGCTTGCAAGGTTTCCTGCGCCGCTACGGTTATGCAGAGGCGCTGGGGGCGACAATCGAGCTGAAAACTTCACCCGCTGCCAAAATGGAATATTTTTTTGAAGTCATGAGCGAGCAAAAAATCCTGTTGCTGATCGACGAATACGACCACTTTGCTAATACCATTTTGGCGGATGACCTGACATTGTTCCAACGTGTCGTCGGCAAAGGTGGCTTCGTGCGCAGCTTCTACGAAACCATCAAAACCGCTACCCAACGCGGTACAGTTGACCGTTTATACATCACTGGCGTAACCCCAATCATGCTCGACAGCATGACCAGCGGCTTCAATATCGGCGAAAACCTTTCCCTACACGAAGATTTCAATGAAGCCATCGGTTTCACCAAAACAGAAGTGGCGGCTTTGCTCCAGCCTTTGGTGGAAGCGTGCAACCTTGAACCCGCTACCTTGTTGGCGGACATCACCCGCTGGTACAACGGCTACCGCTTCGCGCCTGCAACTGACACCGTATTCAACGCCAATATGGTGCTGTATTTCGTCAAAAACTTCCGCCTAAAACACTGTGCTTATCCTGACCCGATGTTGGATGAAAACATTGCTTCCGATTACGGCAAAATTCTCGGCATGTTCAGCATCGGCAACCGCGATACCAATTTCGCTGTGCTGGATGAGCTGATGACGAACGGGGAAGTGACAGCGCAACAACGCCGCAAATTTGACTTTGAAAAAGGCTTCGAGCGTGACGACTTCATTAGCTTGTTAGCGTATATGGGCTTTGTGTCGTTGCAGCGCAAAACCTTGGCGGGCGAGGTATTCAGCATTCCCAATTACGTGATGCGTGAGTTGTACTTCCAGTATTTCAAAGTGGAATTGGAACGCCGCAACCAAATGACGATTTCCAATCGGGCGATTGCGTTGGCGGTCGAAGTGTTGGCGTTACAAGACGACATCCAACCGTTGATCACCGAAATGGAACGGGCGCTGCAATTGCTCTCCAACCGCGATGCGATGGGAATGGATGAAAAGCACGTTAAAGTGCTGTTGCTCACCTTGCTGTACCAAACCTCGGTGTATTTCATTCAGAGCGAGCGGGAAATGAACCGTAAATACCCCGACATTCTGCTGCTGGAACGTAGCCCAATTGTGGTGGATCACCAGCATTTGATCGAACTGAAATACAGCAAACAATCCGACGGTGAGGCGGGTTGGGCAGCTAAACGCCAAGCCGGTATTACCCAAGTAGAGGGATATTTGCAGTTACCTGATATTGCCGTACTTCCCAAACTGAGTGCGTGGCTACTCGTTAGCGATGGCGTGTGTGTGGAAGTGGTGAAGTTAAAATGA
- a CDS encoding phosphoketolase family protein has translation MTTTLSPELLGRMDAYWRAANYLSVGQIYLFDNPLLKRPLTLADVKHTLLGHWGTTPGQNFIYVHLNRIIKQYDLDMLYISGPGHGGPAVVSNTYLEGTYSEIYPDISQDEAGLQKLFLQFSFPGGIPSHASPECPGSIHEGGELGYSLSHAFGAVFDNPDLLVACVIGDGEAETGPLATSWHSNKFLDPVTDGVVLPILHLNGYKIANPTVLARISREELEQLLRGYGWTPYFVEGDEPTLMHAAMAETLDTVTAQIKAIQKAARIHGDLTRPRWPMIVLVSPKGWTGPKVVDGVPIEGTFRAHQVPLSNPVAHPEHLQLLEDWLKSYRPDELFDKHGRLQPELAELAPTGERRMGANPHANGGILLRDLRMPDFQNYAVDVPTPGVSGIGDTRVLGRFLRDVATLNGEQRNFRIFAPDETLSNGLEALFEVTQRQWDAATVANDEFLAPSGRVLDSMLSEHQCEGWLEGYLLTGRHGLFTCYEAFIHIIDSMFNQHAKWLKVTANLPWRRKIASLNYLLTSHVWRQTANGFTHQDPGFIDHVVNKKAEVVRVYFPPDANCLLSVMDHCLRSRHYVNVVIAGKHPAPQWLSMEAAVKHCTQGISIWQWASNDQTDETDVVMACCGDVPTLETLAAVSILREHLPDLKIRVVNVVDLMKLQPQSEHPHGLSDADFDTIFTKDKPVIFAFHAYPWLIHRLTYRRTNHENFHVRGYKEEGTISTPFDMTVVNDLDRFHLVMDAIDRLPQTGDKGSYLKQQLKDKLIEHKQYIGKYGQDMPEIRDWVWGITADATL, from the coding sequence ATGACTACCACTCTTTCCCCCGAACTACTAGGTCGGATGGACGCTTACTGGCGTGCCGCTAATTACCTCTCCGTCGGACAGATTTACCTGTTCGACAACCCGCTGCTCAAACGCCCACTGACACTGGCGGATGTGAAACACACTCTGCTGGGGCATTGGGGTACAACGCCCGGACAAAACTTCATTTACGTGCATTTAAATCGCATTATCAAACAATACGATCTCGACATGCTCTACATCTCTGGCCCCGGACACGGCGGGCCAGCGGTGGTGAGCAATACCTACCTCGAAGGCACGTACAGCGAAATCTACCCCGACATCAGCCAAGACGAAGCGGGGTTGCAAAAGCTGTTCCTGCAATTTTCGTTTCCCGGCGGTATTCCCAGCCATGCCTCGCCGGAATGCCCCGGTTCAATCCACGAAGGCGGCGAACTGGGCTATTCGCTGAGCCATGCGTTCGGCGCAGTATTCGACAATCCCGATCTGCTGGTGGCTTGCGTGATCGGCGATGGCGAGGCGGAAACGGGGCCGCTGGCAACGTCTTGGCATTCCAACAAATTCCTTGATCCGGTGACGGATGGCGTGGTGCTACCGATCCTGCACCTCAACGGCTACAAGATTGCCAACCCAACCGTGCTTGCCCGCATCAGCCGCGAGGAACTGGAACAGTTATTGCGCGGCTACGGCTGGACACCGTACTTCGTGGAAGGTGACGAACCGACGTTGATGCACGCAGCAATGGCAGAAACGCTCGACACGGTGACAGCGCAAATTAAAGCGATCCAGAAAGCAGCGCGTATCCACGGCGATTTGACCCGTCCGCGCTGGCCAATGATCGTGCTGGTATCCCCCAAAGGCTGGACAGGGCCAAAAGTAGTTGATGGCGTACCAATCGAAGGCACATTCCGGGCGCATCAAGTACCCCTTTCCAACCCAGTGGCGCACCCCGAACACCTCCAATTGCTGGAAGATTGGCTCAAAAGCTACCGTCCCGATGAGCTTTTCGATAAACACGGACGATTGCAGCCGGAACTCGCGGAACTTGCCCCCACGGGTGAACGGCGTATGGGTGCAAATCCCCATGCCAACGGCGGCATCTTGCTGCGCGATTTGCGGATGCCGGATTTCCAAAATTACGCGGTGGATGTACCCACGCCGGGTGTAAGCGGTATTGGCGATACCCGCGTACTGGGGCGTTTTTTGCGCGATGTGGCAACATTGAACGGTGAACAACGCAATTTCCGCATCTTCGCCCCTGACGAAACACTGTCCAACGGCCTCGAAGCCCTGTTTGAAGTCACCCAACGTCAATGGGATGCTGCAACTGTAGCAAATGACGAATTCCTAGCCCCCAGCGGGCGGGTGCTGGACTCGATGCTCAGCGAACACCAGTGCGAAGGCTGGCTGGAAGGCTATTTGCTGACCGGGCGGCACGGGCTGTTCACTTGCTACGAAGCCTTTATCCACATCATTGATTCGATGTTCAACCAACACGCCAAATGGCTGAAAGTCACTGCAAACCTACCCTGGCGGCGCAAGATTGCCTCGCTGAATTACCTGCTGACTTCGCACGTCTGGCGGCAAACTGCCAACGGTTTTACCCACCAAGACCCCGGCTTCATCGACCATGTAGTAAACAAGAAAGCCGAAGTTGTGCGGGTGTATTTTCCGCCGGATGCCAACTGCTTGCTGTCGGTAATGGATCATTGCTTACGCAGCCGCCATTACGTCAATGTGGTGATTGCGGGCAAACATCCTGCCCCACAATGGTTGTCGATGGAAGCCGCCGTCAAACATTGCACCCAAGGCATCAGCATCTGGCAATGGGCAAGTAACGACCAAACCGACGAAACCGATGTAGTCATGGCGTGTTGTGGCGATGTGCCGACGCTGGAAACGTTGGCGGCGGTATCAATCTTGCGCGAACACTTACCCGACCTAAAAATCCGCGTGGTCAATGTCGTCGATTTGATGAAACTGCAACCGCAAAGCGAACATCCGCACGGCTTGAGCGATGCCGATTTCGACACGATTTTCACCAAGGATAAGCCGGTGATTTTCGCCTTCCATGCCTATCCGTGGCTAATTCATCGGCTGACGTACCGCCGTACCAACCATGAGAATTTCCATGTGCGCGGCTACAAAGAAGAAGGCACGATCAGTACACCGTTTGACATGACGGTGGTGAATGATCTTGACCGCTTCCATTTGGTGATGGATGCCATTGACCGCTTGCCGCAAACAGGGGATAAGGGGAGTTACCTGAAGCAGCAACTCAAGGACAAGTTGATTGAACACAAACAATACATCGGCAAATACGGACAAGATATGCCAGAAATTCGCGATTGGGTGTGGGGTATAACGGCTGATGCAACGCTATAA
- a CDS encoding DUF2189 domain-containing protein, translating into MESFVAKQPMADESRPTEKLFTGLAVNHVNPSAIKEWLSAGWQDIWKTPAASLSYGIIFALVGIVLTLIFRSNPVFVITLSTGFLLVGSFIAVGLYDLSRRIEHGQPPTFMHSLSVISHNVFGLGIYAVALSFVMLSWVRITTVFAGLMATSTTVTGDGYGHLFTSLLTMDNGWLFILGFIGVGLLFASIAFTTGVVTVPLLLHRKIDIMTASVTSIRVVKQNPKTMLLWAMTIVAIIGLGIATFYIGLIIAMPLVAHASWHAYRDLVKD; encoded by the coding sequence ATGGAATCTTTTGTTGCAAAACAACCAATGGCGGACGAATCCCGTCCCACCGAGAAGTTATTTACAGGATTAGCCGTTAATCACGTCAATCCAAGTGCTATTAAAGAATGGCTTAGCGCAGGCTGGCAAGATATTTGGAAAACCCCTGCGGCAAGTTTGTCCTATGGGATTATTTTTGCGCTAGTGGGCATTGTGCTTACGCTGATATTTCGTAGTAATCCTGTTTTTGTTATTACGCTATCCACCGGTTTTTTATTAGTTGGTTCGTTTATTGCGGTAGGTCTTTATGACTTAAGCAGACGTATTGAACACGGTCAGCCACCGACTTTTATGCATTCTTTGTCTGTTATTAGCCACAATGTATTTGGTCTGGGTATTTATGCCGTCGCGCTGAGTTTTGTCATGTTATCTTGGGTGCGTATTACTACGGTATTTGCTGGCTTAATGGCGACGAGTACAACCGTCACTGGCGACGGTTATGGTCACTTGTTTACAAGTTTGCTAACGATGGATAACGGTTGGCTGTTCATTCTCGGTTTTATTGGCGTAGGCTTGTTATTTGCCAGCATCGCTTTTACGACGGGTGTGGTGACTGTACCTTTGTTGTTGCACAGAAAGATCGACATTATGACGGCGAGTGTCACCAGCATTCGTGTTGTTAAGCAGAACCCTAAAACCATGCTGCTGTGGGCAATGACCATTGTGGCGATTATCGGCTTGGGTATTGCGACGTTTTATATCGGTTTGATTATAGCGATGCCGTTAGTGGCTCATGCCAGTTGGCACGCTTACCGTGATTTAGTTAAAGATTAA
- the tal gene encoding transaldolase: MNHNPLHQLLTFGQSIWLDYIRRDLITSGELRRLIEEDGLRGITSNPAIFEKAISDSQAYDTAIRELAQQGNSAEAIYETLSQQDVQSAADAFRPLYDRTNGKDGYVSLEVNPHLAHNTDGTLQEARRLWVALNRPNVFIKIPATTAGLPAIQQLISEGINVNVTLLFGLPRYRQVAEAYIAGIEARLAQGEPVQQVASVASFFVSRIDALLDPLLETPAAQALRGQVAIASAKIAYQIYQEIFNSDRFGILEAQGASVQRLLWASTSSKNPAFSDIKYVEALIGADTVNTLPLETLNAYRDHGEPQAQLEQGVAEARHVLAQLPALSIDLDQLTQQLEDEGVEKFNKPFDKLLTILAQRNAE, translated from the coding sequence ATGAACCACAATCCCCTGCATCAATTATTAACCTTCGGTCAGTCCATCTGGCTGGATTACATCCGCCGCGACTTGATTACTAGCGGCGAACTGCGGCGTTTGATTGAGGAGGACGGACTACGCGGCATCACCTCAAACCCTGCGATTTTCGAGAAAGCGATTAGCGACAGCCAAGCTTATGACACTGCTATTCGCGAGCTGGCACAGCAAGGCAACAGTGCCGAAGCCATCTACGAAACCCTCAGCCAGCAAGACGTGCAAAGCGCCGCTGATGCCTTCCGCCCACTTTACGACCGCACCAACGGCAAAGACGGCTACGTTAGTTTAGAGGTCAACCCGCACCTTGCGCACAATACCGACGGCACATTGCAGGAAGCACGCCGCTTGTGGGTAGCCTTGAACCGCCCGAATGTCTTCATCAAAATCCCCGCGACTACCGCCGGATTACCCGCCATCCAACAACTCATCAGCGAAGGCATTAACGTCAACGTCACCCTGCTGTTTGGCTTGCCGCGCTATCGGCAGGTAGCAGAGGCTTACATCGCTGGCATTGAAGCCCGCCTCGCGCAAGGCGAACCCGTGCAGCAAGTCGCCTCCGTCGCCAGTTTCTTTGTTAGCCGCATTGATGCGTTGCTAGACCCGCTGTTAGAAACCCCAGCGGCACAAGCATTACGCGGGCAAGTCGCGATTGCCAGCGCGAAAATCGCCTATCAAATCTACCAAGAAATCTTTAATAGTGATCGTTTTGGAATCTTGGAAGCTCAAGGCGCAAGCGTCCAACGGCTGTTATGGGCGAGTACCAGCAGCAAAAATCCCGCATTCAGCGATATAAAATACGTCGAAGCCTTAATCGGCGCAGATACGGTCAACACCCTGCCGCTGGAAACCCTGAACGCCTACCGCGATCACGGCGAACCGCAAGCGCAGCTCGAACAAGGTGTCGCCGAAGCCCGCCACGTATTGGCACAACTACCCGCGCTGAGCATCGACCTTGACCAATTAACCCAACAGCTTGAAGACGAAGGTGTCGAAAAATTCAATAAACCGTTCGACAAGCTGCTAACAATATTGGCGCAACGTAATGCCGAATAA
- a CDS encoding cation-translocating P-type ATPase translates to MNKNLTGLTQAEAARRLASDGENMLPGSVPKSMFAIALSVFTEPMFLMLLGAGGIYFALGDRAEASFLLGFVFVVIGITLAQERKTQRALESLRDLSAPRALVVRDGQEIRIPGREVVRGDVLVLHEGDRIPADALLLDGQLSVDESLLTGEAVPVNKSPSTTLSASTVVTKGVGMAEVSAIGVNTAVGRIGQALASTQEAPSGLQQASRKLIIILTIVGLTFATLLVLLGWLWDGRAFLDSLLSGIALAMAILPEEIPVILTVFLALGAWRISKQKVLTRRVSAVEALGAITVLAVDKTGTLTQNRMKMEELVAAGTTFRNEGANALPETFHELAEFTLLATPLDPFDPMEKAIRVFAQQWLKGTEHWHSQAPEFQYDLSAEILAMTQVFSSNDPNTHLLACKGAPEAVADLCHLPAAERDTIHQQVLSMAERGLRVLGVAKGQWQSKELPPSQHDFTFTFLGLVGFVDPPRTEVPAAIAECRAAGVRIIMMTGDHPATARAIAQQVNLSTRTAVMTGAEVAALSDAELHEQLQQVDMFTRLQPEQKLRLVQILQQNGEVVAMTGDGVNDAPALKAANIGIAMGERGTDVAREAAALVLLDDSFASIVAAIRQGRRIYDNITKATAFTFAVHMPIIVLALIPALLHWPILLLPVHIVLLELLIDPACSIVFEAEPEASDIMTRPPRKLSDSPFAFSALLYPLLQGIAVAEVLLLGYWLLDGQGFQAEEIRGAMFMGLVLGLCLLILANRDAARTLLHGLTASNPWIWRMFGAVGLLLVVVFTVPVLRNIMGFSIMGIPQLVAGMALVLGIGVSLEVLRWVSGHVKRAYTIRPYENHPL, encoded by the coding sequence ATGAACAAAAACTTAACTGGCCTTACCCAAGCCGAAGCCGCCCGCCGTTTGGCAAGCGACGGCGAAAACATGCTCCCCGGCAGCGTCCCCAAATCCATGTTTGCCATCGCCTTGAGCGTATTTACCGAACCCATGTTCCTGATGCTATTGGGTGCGGGTGGCATTTATTTTGCGTTGGGGGATCGTGCCGAAGCCTCATTCCTGCTCGGTTTCGTCTTCGTTGTGATTGGCATTACCCTGGCGCAAGAACGCAAGACGCAACGTGCGCTGGAATCCTTGCGCGACCTGTCTGCGCCGCGTGCCTTGGTGGTACGTGACGGGCAGGAAATCCGCATTCCGGGGCGTGAAGTGGTACGCGGCGATGTGCTGGTATTGCACGAAGGCGACCGCATCCCCGCCGATGCTTTGCTGCTGGATGGGCAATTGAGCGTGGATGAATCGCTGCTCACGGGTGAAGCTGTGCCGGTCAATAAGTCGCCTTCAACCACCTTATCTGCCAGCACCGTCGTCACCAAAGGCGTGGGGATGGCGGAAGTCAGCGCGATTGGTGTGAATACCGCTGTCGGGCGCATCGGGCAAGCCTTGGCCTCGACGCAGGAAGCCCCATCCGGTCTGCAACAAGCTTCGCGCAAGCTCATTATCATCCTGACCATCGTGGGTTTGACCTTCGCCACGCTGCTAGTATTGCTGGGCTGGCTGTGGGACGGACGGGCGTTTCTGGACAGTTTGTTATCCGGCATTGCGCTGGCAATGGCGATTTTGCCGGAAGAAATTCCCGTCATCCTGACCGTGTTTCTGGCGTTAGGTGCATGGCGCATTTCCAAGCAAAAAGTTTTGACGCGGCGGGTGTCAGCGGTCGAAGCCTTGGGCGCAATCACGGTGCTGGCGGTGGATAAAACCGGCACGCTCACCCAAAACCGCATGAAGATGGAAGAACTGGTGGCAGCGGGTACAACTTTCCGCAATGAAGGCGCAAACGCCCTGCCAGAAACTTTCCATGAACTCGCCGAATTCACCCTGTTAGCCACGCCGCTCGACCCTTTCGACCCAATGGAAAAAGCCATTCGGGTATTCGCGCAACAGTGGCTGAAGGGTACGGAACATTGGCATTCGCAAGCACCCGAATTTCAGTACGACCTGTCAGCCGAAATACTGGCGATGACGCAGGTATTTTCCAGCAATGACCCCAACACGCATTTGCTGGCGTGCAAAGGTGCGCCCGAAGCCGTGGCGGATTTATGCCATCTGCCCGCTGCTGAACGCGACACGATCCACCAGCAAGTGTTAAGCATGGCAGAGCGCGGCTTGCGCGTGTTAGGCGTTGCCAAAGGTCAGTGGCAAAGCAAGGAATTGCCGCCCAGCCAACACGATTTCACCTTTACCTTTCTGGGACTGGTGGGATTTGTTGACCCGCCACGAACAGAAGTACCCGCCGCGATTGCCGAATGCCGTGCCGCCGGGGTACGCATTATCATGATGACGGGCGATCACCCCGCCACCGCACGGGCGATTGCGCAACAAGTCAACTTGAGTACCCGCACGGCGGTGATGACGGGCGCGGAAGTGGCGGCACTCAGCGATGCCGAATTGCACGAACAGTTGCAGCAAGTGGATATGTTCACCCGCTTGCAACCCGAACAAAAACTGCGGCTGGTGCAGATACTGCAACAAAACGGTGAAGTGGTCGCCATGACCGGCGATGGGGTCAACGACGCACCCGCACTCAAAGCCGCCAATATTGGCATTGCCATGGGCGAACGCGGCACGGATGTTGCCCGCGAAGCCGCCGCCTTGGTGCTGCTGGATGACAGTTTTGCCAGCATTGTCGCGGCGATTCGGCAAGGGCGGCGCATTTATGACAATATCACCAAGGCCACCGCGTTCACCTTCGCGGTACACATGCCGATCATTGTGTTGGCACTGATTCCGGCGTTATTGCATTGGCCGATATTGTTGCTGCCGGTGCATATCGTGTTGCTGGAATTGCTGATCGACCCTGCCTGTTCGATTGTGTTCGAGGCGGAACCGGAAGCCAGCGACATTATGACGCGCCCGCCGCGCAAACTAAGCGATTCACCGTTTGCGTTTAGTGCGCTGCTTTACCCGTTGCTACAAGGCATTGCGGTGGCGGAAGTGTTGCTGTTGGGGTATTGGCTGCTGGATGGGCAAGGCTTTCAGGCTGAAGAAATACGCGGGGCAATGTTCATGGGCTTGGTGCTGGGTTTGTGCCTGCTCATTCTTGCCAATCGTGATGCGGCGCGGACGCTGCTGCATGGTTTGACGGCAAGTAATCCGTGGATTTGGCGGATGTTTGGCGCGGTGGGATTATTGCTCGTGGTGGTATTTACCGTTCCCGTGCTGCGCAACATTATGGGGTTTAGCATCATGGGTATTCCCCAACTGGTGGCAGGCATGGCTTTGGTGTTGGGGATTGGTGTGAGTCTGGAAGTTTTGCGTTGGGTCAGTGGTCATGTGAAGAGGGCGTATACAATACGCCCCTACGAAAACCATCCTCTGTAG
- a CDS encoding chaperone modulator CbpM — protein MQTALNEIIGRILEDDALFSLEELCRSCSLLPEQLLEMVDEGIIEPIDYQQTTTSWLFAGNSVVRVRTVIRLQRDLGVNLAGAALAIELLDEIKVLRNSPNRVIKR, from the coding sequence ATGCAAACCGCTTTGAATGAAATAATCGGCAGGATTCTGGAAGACGATGCACTGTTTTCGCTAGAGGAATTGTGCCGTTCTTGCAGCCTGCTACCCGAACAGCTTTTGGAAATGGTGGACGAGGGGATTATTGAACCCATTGATTACCAGCAAACCACCACGAGTTGGCTGTTTGCAGGCAATAGCGTGGTGCGGGTGCGTACTGTAATCCGGCTTCAGCGCGATTTAGGTGTTAATTTGGCAGGCGCTGCTTTGGCAATAGAATTGCTTGATGAAATTAAAGTTTTGCGAAATAGCCCCAATAGGGTCATTAAACGTTAA
- a CDS encoding DnaJ C-terminal domain-containing protein, with protein MEYKDYYQVLGLTKEATQDDIKRVYRKLARKYHPDISKEVNAEEQFKEVGEAYEVLKDPEKRAAYDQLGEDLKAQRDVRPPPSGTAGTGQSADFDDFLANLFGQRGRANAGRTQSMQGEDSHFKVSIDLEDAYRGATRSLNLRSLQQERTLNVKIPKGVKQGQHIRLQGQGSPGINGGAAGDLYLEIAFNPHPLYRAEELDVYLELPIAPWEAALGGSVKVPTPDGAVDMKIPPNSSTGRKLRLKGRGIPAQTPGDFYVTLKVVMPDTLSDKAKALYSELALEQTFNPRAGMGV; from the coding sequence ATGGAATATAAGGATTATTACCAAGTTCTGGGTTTGACCAAAGAAGCTACGCAGGATGACATTAAGCGTGTCTACCGCAAATTGGCGCGGAAATACCACCCCGACATCAGCAAGGAAGTGAATGCCGAGGAGCAGTTCAAGGAAGTGGGCGAAGCCTACGAAGTCCTGAAAGACCCGGAAAAACGCGCCGCCTATGACCAGTTGGGCGAAGACTTGAAAGCCCAACGTGATGTCCGTCCGCCGCCCAGTGGTACTGCGGGAACGGGTCAGTCTGCCGATTTTGATGATTTCCTTGCCAACCTGTTTGGTCAACGTGGGCGTGCTAATGCGGGGCGGACACAATCCATGCAGGGTGAAGACAGTCACTTCAAGGTGTCGATTGATTTGGAAGATGCTTATCGAGGGGCGACGCGCAGCTTGAATTTGCGCTCTCTCCAGCAAGAACGCACCCTCAACGTCAAAATCCCCAAAGGGGTCAAGCAAGGTCAGCACATTCGTTTGCAAGGGCAGGGCAGCCCCGGCATTAACGGTGGTGCGGCGGGCGATTTGTATCTGGAAATCGCTTTCAACCCGCATCCACTGTACCGCGCCGAGGAACTGGATGTTTATCTGGAATTGCCGATTGCCCCGTGGGAAGCCGCGTTAGGTGGCAGTGTCAAAGTACCAACCCCAGACGGCGCGGTGGATATGAAGATTCCGCCCAATTCATCCACAGGGCGCAAGTTGCGCTTGAAAGGGCGCGGCATTCCCGCGCAAACACCGGGCGATTTTTACGTCACCCTCAAAGTAGTGATGCCGGATACCCTCAGCGACAAGGCCAAAGCCCTGTACAGTGAATTGGCGCTGGAACAAACCTTTAATCCGCGTGCCGGAATGGGAGTGTGA
- a CDS encoding transglutaminase family protein, which yields MQRYKILHRTYYNFPGMVRLEPHTLRLRPREGYELRIESSNLNITPAATLRWHRDVEDNSVAIATFKTPTTQLVIESTIIIQQYNEAPLDFLVADYATYYPFTYLPDDQAVLAPYRQAGDPPSALLEKWVASLWQPGEKIQTYSLLKRLAERIQQTLKYQLREEPGVQSVNDTLTRGTGSCRDSAYLFMETARRLGFAARFVSGYLHAQLAPTDFGATHAWAEIFLPGAGWKGFDPTVGTIVGTDHIAVAVARQPESVPPVAGAFIGPAGATLTVGVWVTEI from the coding sequence ATGCAACGCTATAAAATCCTACACCGCACCTATTACAACTTCCCCGGCATGGTGCGCCTCGAACCGCACACCTTGCGCTTACGCCCCCGCGAAGGCTACGAATTACGCATCGAATCCTCCAACTTAAACATCACGCCTGCCGCCACCCTGCGCTGGCATCGGGATGTGGAGGACAATTCGGTCGCCATTGCCACGTTCAAAACCCCGACCACGCAACTGGTGATAGAAAGCACCATCATCATCCAGCAATACAACGAAGCCCCACTGGATTTTTTGGTCGCCGATTACGCCACCTATTACCCGTTCACCTACCTGCCGGATGATCAAGCGGTATTAGCCCCCTACCGACAAGCAGGCGATCCACCCAGTGCCTTGCTGGAAAAATGGGTCGCAAGCCTCTGGCAACCGGGTGAAAAAATTCAGACGTACAGCTTATTAAAACGCCTTGCCGAACGCATCCAACAAACCCTGAAGTATCAGTTACGTGAAGAGCCGGGCGTGCAATCCGTGAACGACACGCTCACCCGTGGTACGGGGTCGTGCCGTGATTCGGCGTATCTGTTTATGGAAACGGCACGGCGTTTAGGTTTTGCCGCCCGCTTTGTCAGCGGCTACCTGCACGCACAACTGGCACCGACCGATTTCGGCGCAACCCATGCCTGGGCAGAAATATTCCTACCCGGCGCAGGCTGGAAAGGCTTCGACCCCACCGTCGGCACCATCGTGGGAACCGACCACATTGCGGTAGCTGTCGCCCGTCAGCCCGAATCCGTGCCACCCGTGGCAGGCGCATTCATCGGGCCTGCGGGTGCAACGCTGACGGTAGGTGTTTGGGTGACAGAAATATGA
- a CDS encoding encapsulin-associated ferritin-like protein, with protein sequence MSSVGYHEPAEELSAETRDMHRAIVSLMEELEAVDWYNQRADVCKDQELKAILEHNRDEEKEHASMVLEWIRRKDTRFSKELNDYLFTEKPIAHH encoded by the coding sequence ATGTCTAGTGTCGGTTATCACGAACCTGCGGAAGAACTCTCCGCTGAAACCCGCGATATGCACCGTGCCATCGTGTCGCTCATGGAAGAGCTGGAAGCGGTGGATTGGTATAATCAGCGGGCGGATGTGTGTAAGGATCAAGAACTCAAAGCCATTCTGGAGCACAACCGTGATGAGGAAAAAGAACATGCCTCGATGGTGCTGGAATGGATTCGGCGTAAAGACACACGGTTTTCCAAAGAACTCAACGATTATTTGTTCACTGAAAAACCTATCGCGCATCACTAA